Genomic segment of Microbacterium sp. BH-3-3-3:
CTTCGGCATCTGGATGACGCTGGGCGCCCTGCTCGTGATCGGCCTGGCCATGACGGTGGTCGTCTACGGCGCGGTCGCCCTGCTGGTGAAGGTCGACGACATCGGCCTGCGGTTGATGAAGAGCGCATCACGCGGGGTGCGTCGCTTCGGCGTGCGGATCGTGGCATCCATGCCCGCGGTGTTCCGCGTGATCAGCGTCATCGGCACGGTCGCGATGCTGTGGGTCGGTGGGCACCTGGTGCTGCAGAACCTCTCCGAGACGCTGTGGGCCGGACCGTACGAGGTCGTGCACCTCGTGACCCACGCGATCGAGGCCGCCGGCCCCGTGATCGTCTGGATCGTCGAGACCGCGATGTCGGCGGTGTTCGGCCTGATCCTGGGGCTCATCATCGTCGGCATCATGACCGGGGTCACGCGCCTGGTGAAGCGCGACGCCCCCGCCGACGCCGCCCACTGACCCGCCCCGGCGGCCGCACGCTTGCGCGGTTCGCCGCGCGCGTGCCGCGGCAGCGACGGCTACGCGCGGGACTCGCCGGCGGTGACGGCGCGGACGATCCCGCCGATCAGCTCGGGCCAGAGCTCGGGGGCGATGAAGTGCCCCATGCCGGGGTGCACCTGCAGCTCGGCGCCGCGAAGCGCCGCGGCCATGTCGACCGCTGCGTTCCAGTGCAGCACGTCGTCGTCGCGGCCGTGGAAGACCAGGGCGGGAACGTCGAGGGCGCGGAGGGCCTCGAGCCGCTCGGGCGCGCGCAGCAACGCCGACCACTGCCGCGAGAAGCCCTCGGGGAAGTACCCGCGGTCGAACGCCTCGCCCGCCGCCCACGCGTTCCATTCGACGTCGAGCGGGTAGCGCTCGCCCGCGGTCGCGGAGGCGAAGGCGGCGGCCCCGGCGGTGATCTCGGCGCGCGAGTATCGCAGCGGAGCCCGCATGAGCTCGGGCCTCTCGTCGTGGAGCACGTAGCGGGCATCGCGCCCCGGGATGGTCGACAGCAGACCCAGGCTCCGGACCCTCTCGGGATGCCGGATCGCGGCCATCTGCGCCATCATCCCGCCCATCGAGTGCCCGACGAGGTGCGCCGCGTCGAGGCCGAGGTCGTCGAGCACGCGCACGACGTCGTCGCCCATCTCTTCGAGGCCGTACCCGCCGTCGATGTCGTCGGGTCCGCCGAAACGGGCCGAGAGCCCCACGTCGCGGTTGTCCATGCGCACGACGTGCAGACCCCGCTCGACCAGTCGGGCGACCAGGTCGACGTGCCAGGCGATGAGCTGCGCGCCGCCGCCGGCGATCAACACCACCGTCGGGTCGTCGGCGTCACCGGCGGTGTCGTAGAAGATCGCGGGGTCGGGGGTGAACGGCATCCGGGGTCCTTCGTTCGGGGTGCGAGCGACGATAGCCGCGTCAGCGACGCGGCGGTATGGGCGCAACGCCCATCGGGGCGAGGGTGGGAATGGATGCCGAGCCCGGGGCGTGCAGGTCGGCGGAGAGCTCCGCGGCGAGGGCGCGGGCCGCGGCCTCGAGGCCGGTGAGGCGCGGTTTGACGTTCTCGGTCGCCCCGACGATGCAGGCGGCGGCGGCGACCTGGCCCGCGGCGTCGCGCACGGGGGCGGAGATCGAGGTGATGCCGAACTCGTCGATGGACTCCATGGTCAGCACCCCGTCGGCGCGCACGCGCTCGACGCGTCCGGTGAACTGGGCGTACTCGGCGGCCCCGTGCCGGCGGGGGAAGAGCGCGCCCAGCTGATCGAGGGTGAAGTCCATCGCGAGGGTGGGTCCTCCGTCGGAGCCGACGAGCGGATGCGGGCGGCCCAGCCAGGGCGCCATGATCAGGCCCTCGGCGAGGGGTTCGA
This window contains:
- a CDS encoding DUF808 domain-containing protein, with protein sequence MSVGLLAVVDDILSAAMRASAKTAGVVIDDAAVTPQYVQGLTPARELPVVWKIALGSIINKYVIIIPIALLLTAFAPWVLPYLLIIGGGFLCFEGAEKVLEWFGVHHGAHDDDGPRDEKKLVLGAVRTDLILSTEIMLIALSSLDPGFGIWMTLGALLVIGLAMTVVVYGAVALLVKVDDIGLRLMKSASRGVRRFGVRIVASMPAVFRVISVIGTVAMLWVGGHLVLQNLSETLWAGPYEVVHLVTHAIEAAGPVIVWIVETAMSAVFGLILGLIIVGIMTGVTRLVKRDAPADAAH
- a CDS encoding alpha/beta fold hydrolase translates to MPFTPDPAIFYDTAGDADDPTVVLIAGGGAQLIAWHVDLVARLVERGLHVVRMDNRDVGLSARFGGPDDIDGGYGLEEMGDDVVRVLDDLGLDAAHLVGHSMGGMMAQMAAIRHPERVRSLGLLSTIPGRDARYVLHDERPELMRAPLRYSRAEITAGAAAFASATAGERYPLDVEWNAWAAGEAFDRGYFPEGFSRQWSALLRAPERLEALRALDVPALVFHGRDDDVLHWNAAVDMAAALRGAELQVHPGMGHFIAPELWPELIGGIVRAVTAGESRA